The Populus alba chromosome 6, ASM523922v2, whole genome shotgun sequence genomic interval TCTGTTCTTTATCTTAACCCAACAATAAAGGGAAAGAAACTCTTCATAAAATGGCACCTTTCGGTTTGATCTGCCTCGTGGATATCTCATTAAGGGAACTTAAAAGGCTAATTTCTTCTAGTTTGGGAATTTAGCCTGGTGATCTTAAAGCATCATTAAGACCTGAATTACATGTGCATAGCAAGTGTCTATGTCAACATGTCAATAATCACCGAGAAAGAGGAAGTTTTATAagtaaatttctttcttttcgtgGATGTAAAATTCATGCATAATCGGTGTGCTATACAGATGATGGCCAAGTTTATAAAATTTACCATAGTACAGAGCCAAGCCCCAATTCATCCTCTATATCATCCCCATCTTCAAACAGCTTCAGAAACCGAGCTTGATCTTgctccctcttcttcttttgccaGTACTTGTATGCTGCTGCTACCCCCAAGAACAAACACAGTTGAAACCAGAGCACTGATCAATACGATCACAGCAAGAAGCATTCCATTCCCTTCTTTGTATGGTTTTGAGGCAGAGTTGGAATCTATAGACACGTGAAGAACAGAATCATGAGTATACTATTGaacactaaaatataaaaaagcagAGGCCCGTGCTGTGATCACCCACAGATGAACCTGTAAAACATCCACAAGGCAGGTCCCTTGTTTACCCTACCAAAAGAATAATACCCTGGAGGTTAATCTACCTTAACAACTCGTAGTCACACACCAACTAGCTAAAGTATTATTGAAGTACCAGTAGCATCCAGAGGTCCGAACTTTACATGAAAAGCTGAAACATTCACATGATCACAGAAAAGTTACTTGATTTTCTAAAGCAATATCCCCGACACCCCCCGGGCCTTGTCTTCCTCTTTTTACTAGTTCATTTACCTATTCAACCAGTGGAAGAATTCACAGCAACTTGTCAAACCTATCATAAAGTTACAAGCAGCATCTAAACATCAGAAACAATCACGAGTTAGCAGCACAGCAACAATCAATGTTCCATACATATTTCAGCTCATCAATCAAAGTAATCCAGCCAAACCACAGTTATGCCTTCCCTTCTGCTGCTTAAGTTCCTAAATTATCTAAAACAAAAGTTCCTACTTCCTTTGTCCATTAAAGAGACATCTTTTTATGCATAACAGCATCTTTACCTCAATAATAGCATTGCTATAAGAAACAATCATTCAAACCACATTCCACTAAACCATCACAGGCTAGCAAAGCTAAAgaagtaattaaaaaacacttgaaacaTAGATATGCAATAGACACATGATCAAGTCACAGatgaaacacacacacacaaattaaaaattaaaataataataatttcaagtcatttgattagtttttttttttttttaagaaatccaATATAAAATAAGCGAAACCTTACGTGCCAAGATTCTTCGAAAGTATAAGAGACGTTAACTTGTTTAACATCAGGCAATACAGTTATGTTTTCTCCTTTACAACTGAAATATATGGTTGGTTTAGCATTTAACCACTCTTGTGTTCTGTATATTTTCATCGAATCCAATGTTACAACAGTGGATAGTACAATTCTTGTCACCAGACACACACCaatcaaatcaattataaaacacAGTTGAAAAGACGAGATTTTCGTTTTACCTGGATAGTAgatgaggaaaatcaaagaGACAGAAGAAACCCTAGAATGTTGGCGATGGAACCATATCGACATTGCTTTTAGATTCGATTGAATTTATAAGTTCTTGATGGATTGAGAATAAGAGCTGATAATAATGGTTAGGGAGTGCTCTTCCGATATCGATAGGGTTTTGTTTTAGGGAAAAAGTTTGTGTGGGGCTGTGAGAGTGAGTTACTAGTTATGGcggttttttaagttttggttCGTTTGCGTGAGCTGACCGCTTCCCGCTGCGCGTTATTTGACGGGGGTGCTGTCTGGATTACGCCGGGCCGGGCTCACGTcctccattattattttttttcttttttactaaaGAACAtagaatttataaatattttcaaattattcaaGAATTTCCATGGAGCTCTCCATCCATCCAAATTTTCAACGAAAAccatttaattatgatattttatatatataaaaaacgcCATGGCAGAATCTCTACACGTTAAGTAAAAGGAGGTTTTGGGGCAAGGAAAATAgtcaaaaaactagaaaatattaGATTCAAAAGCAGTCACTTACTGTTCTGGTAATTGAGCAGTCCAATTATAGTTTGCCATGGACAAAAAAATACGCATTCCAAGTTCTAAACAATGCTGTATGGTTCTAGCAATGGAGGGGTACACAGGCAAGGCCTAATTACAGACTTGATGGATGGTAGTGAAAAAGGCAGCGAATTTAGACAACCATCTTTTCAATCCCTCTCCTGCAGCCGCTCTCGCATTGTTGAGAGCTAGCTCGTCGGCCTGCTTGCGGCCACATTCCTAAACCCTAATTCTAAGAAGAAAACAAGACCAATGTGGACATTTGCAGCTCTTGCAATCGTACTCCCTTTCTCCCTTCCTAACCATGCTTACTCTCTCAGGTTGTCCAGGCCGGGGAAATTAAATCGACAAAAACCATTGCTAGCTGCTAAATTATCAACGCCTGCTGAGTTCCTTGCTGCTCGCAACAAGATCAGGGAAATCCACAATTTAACACTCTTGGCGTGGGACCAGAGGTTAGCTGGACATGCTCGCTGGTGGGCCGACACGCGCCTTGATAACTGCAAGAAATTGCTGCACTCTCCCAATATAGCCCTCACGGAGAAAACTTGTTCTGGGCTCTACGGGATCACTGGAATGCATCCAAGGTAGTCAAGTATTGGGGTGATGAAAGGAATCTTTACGATCCAAATACAAATGAATGCATCAACAACAGTGTCTGCGGGCATTATAcacagattgtatggaatgcgACTCAGCGTGTGGGCTGCGCCCATGTTCTATGTCACAATATTCAAGGTCACCTGTTTGTTTTCTCCTATGATCCTCCGGGGAATATTTACTATCATGGTCCATTTGGTGGCCGTTTTAACAAATCTATCGTGAATCCTCCGTCGTCTAATAATGCAAGCTCAACAATTCTAGGAAGTCAATCTGGGATCACCGGGAATAAAGCTAATTATATTGTCTCAAGCACCACTGGGCATCCAGCTAATAAGACCTAACAACGTAAATCGAGAACATGCATTTGCATTCTAACAATCTTCGCAGGCAAACTGTCTGGTTATATGTGTTTCTCCATTTATACACAACATGCAATAAACATTTATGATATCTGTGTGTGTTTGTTCTGACCTCTGGTCTCAATTTTACCAGAACTATAGTGCTGTTTGTGCCAATTACCTTAGATTTGGAAAAAGACCGATGAAAACCTCTGATTCTCAATGCGAACGGTCCAGGATTATTGTGAATCCGAGACAAGGCAGCTGAAATTTTCTAGTTTAAATCTCTGATGACACATGGGTTGGTAAGCCTACTTGCACACGTTGTTCCTTTATCGCTTTGTTTTACTTAGATTTAGATGCGTATCAAGTTCACCTTCCCCACGACTAAAAACACCTTCCCCCGTGCAGGTACATCTTACAGGTTATGTTTCTTTTTCAGGCTGAAAGCTGAGGGCTGAGGTCCACTCACTAGGAAGACTTTTTCTTCATGATcactaaaattacaaaaagaattTCTTTACTAGGAAGACTTTTgatcaatattataaaatccATCGACAGCTGGGCAACTTTAGTCAGATCATGCAATCCATACCATAACAAATAATGCGAGAACACTTCGATCAGGTGAGTGCATAGAGGTGCGCTGCGTGATCGTTTCGAAATCAGAGTTGCTCAATATTGAGTAGTTTACAATGATGGTGGATCTTTCAGATGTTGATACCGATCCCTTGCCATTTCAAGTGTTGCATTTTTCGTGTAGAGCATTGATCGTAACAAAATCACAGAAACTTCAATCAGTAGAGAATACCTTGGTTTCTAGTTGATAAGCTTCGGTGAAGAAAGCTGGCCAACAAAGATATGTTGACATAATGCTACTAACAGTTGATGCACCAATGAGCATGTTCATCACCACAATTTGCAATTGAATGGCTTCTAGTGGAGAAGCTCCTCCCATGATAAGCCCAGTCATTGCTCCAGGAAGTGAAATGAGACCCACAGTTTTGGCATTGTCCAGTACAGGTGAAAGCGCAATAATTAGAGCCCTTTTCACTTGTTGAAGTGTGGCTTGACGCGGCGTCGCTCCAAGAGCCAATGCTGTCTCTACCTGCCACAAAAACCACCCAATTCGAATATGGAAATTGTTGCCAAATTGCAGATTTGAGAACCTCTCAACATCGCAAATGAATCAAAATTGAGGGACTAATTACACTTGGCATTGAATGATAAATTCCTAGAAAGATTTTGTCTTTAACATACCAGGTTCATTTGGACTTTGATATCATCCCGGAGCCTTTTCATTGTAACTCCAGTAACTGTCATTGCATTCCCAACCATCATGCCTGCAACGGGAATGATATACCGTGGAGTGAAGGGAAAAACGTTCAATAAAACTAGCAGGAGCAATGTCACTGCAGTTCCGACCAGGATGGAAGCACCAGCCACAAATTTTCCTCTAGGAACCTGCTTGGCACGTTGTCCAGCTGTATATCCAGCAACAGAGACCTGCAGGGGATTCAACAACAATGTCAAGAACTCggaatgattgttttttttaaaaaaaaaaaaaaagtgagacaAGCCTAATTGAAGTCTTGCGGAAAAGGAATCAGTTGCCAAATTCCTCAATTCTAATCTAGAAAGAGAATCACAAAAACTTCAGACGGATCGTAGGAATTTTCTGGATAAGATTTTCTTGACACGCAAGTTTCAAGAAGCAAGCAGCCAAGTTTATCTacggtaaaattgaaaaaagtatataaaaaaccaGAAATGGAAAGGCAGAAAACTAACAAGAAGTAGTCTGTTCCTGTTCCTTTTTTCGGTCAAACCCGAAAGCGAAGTCAGAATTCAGACAATTTTAGGTATGGCCAGGACTGTTAGTTGAgagaaaaaccaaaactaaCATCCATGGTTAAGAAATTCCATGTTTTTGGCTCtaatacaaacaaaattaaacttgttttttctctGTCTTTCTCTGTGTTCTTCCATATGGGGCAAAGAGTGAGCTAACATTACATACCTGTATCATGGAAAGTCCGAgtcaaaaagaaaggaaaataaacccGAGACATGCACATGATCAATTGAATTAAGCTAAGTTCATTAATGAGAAAAGGAGCCAGAaggaataaataattttttaacgcATAGATACTGTATTGAtatgatctcaaataaaaaaaaaaaaaaaaaaggatatacaGAAGCAGCTCGAGGAATTCATATAACCCTTTGGatatttccttctttgttgcctttaaattttcttatcaagctaaaatataaagaacttccaagtgaaaaaaaaaaattaatgtagaacagaaataacaaagaaaataaattaatacgaACCATGAAAAGGTAAGCAAGGATGATCCAGACAGCATGGTCCTGATTGAAAATGAACTGCAAAACAAACCCAATAACAGAGAGCTGAAGAAAGGATCTAATAATCGAATACACCATCTCTCCCTCCAAACCAAGCTTTTGCATATAGGACAGAATCACCGCCATAAGCACCACTGCTGTAGCAGCCAGTGGCTTTAGCATGCCCTTTAGAAACTTGATCAGCCACTTAAAATTATCATCACCGATACCAGAACTCAGAAATTCATCAAAGTCGAAATCCATTCCAAAATTCCCACCacgcaaactaaaaaaaattatgtaactgTTTAACTAACTAGCTAGTCGTAGCTTGTTATACTTTAAAGAGATTCGTGGGAGAAAAGTTAGGTCATTTGCCTCTGGTGGTGGCACATATGGTGGCAGAAACGACCTTCCCCTGATAAAAATGAGGTGTCTCGTGGAGTTTCTATTTGAGGATAGGGCTGTTTGGGATTGCGTTTGAAAAGcgtttttcataaaatttgaaaattttttttttttgttttagcttggaagtaatatgtttttgatgttttcaaatcattttgatgtgctgatctcaaaaatgatttttaaaaaataaaaaaatattattagcatgcttttctaagtgaaaagcattttaaaaagcaacagcaaccacactcccaaacaccctcgaTATATGTGGGTCATCTAAACTACTTTCCGTACTGGGCACATTTCTTCGTGCTTCTCTGACTACGGTAGAGGTACATTCCGTCCAACaattttattaatctttctaaccattttattatctttcttcttcttctttatttataacTTCTTATTATCTTTAATGTATGAAACAAAGTCCGGCCGAAtctaatcttaaaatatatgttaattagtTTTGACAGATTAGATATATATCTTAAATCATAcatcaaattaaactaaaattttcaataaaatactaAACACATAAAACTATATTGCGGtaaattttcatgttaaatagAGTTCAGGaacatattatttaacaaatccAAGTTACGAaacaaatttaatcaaatttattagaCTAAATTTTTGTGTACTATTTGGAACATATATGAAGTTACAGGTAGAATTTTATTGCGATTCAAGTTGGAATGAAAACTAGAACTCTCAAGCTTCTTGGCCTTATATGATAGGTCCAGTAATTTATCTAGATTAAAAAGAACGATGTGTTTGAAGTCAGATCTAAAATATGTCAAGACTATACGAAAATTGAATATTCAGACTACATGGAGAAATTTTAACTggaaaactttgtttttattatcctattttatttatttaatgttgaataattatttttaatatggatTTATTCTGACTTATTAGACATTATTTAGaggtttatttcattattgtaattatattaattgattATTAGTTTATAGCCATTAGCTTGCAACTTAAAAAGGATCTATTAGACTTAATTAAAGGAgactatattatgttttttgagCTGTAaatttcaacattaagttgaagaataaatgcagggtttttttgtttgtttattatttaataacatttcTTTGCATGGAAAAAGATCATACATAAACTTACAAAAAATTAACTGGTTTTATCCctagaaatttgatttttatatcaacttttatccttattcttttgattgctatttatttttcttttatcattttcttaattgatttttttattaaatctagtcttcattttttttttgaaataaattatgaaattagtattttttttctttaaatttattatatttaaacctttttatttatcatatttggttcttattcttttttttattattttttttatttaaaataatttataatttttttttcaatttcatcatccttaAAATTTTTCATCTATTAAACTTGGTCCCGATTCTTTTCAtagacttgaaaaaaattaaagcattaataaattatttttctacttattttttcattgcataatcaaatactataaaatattttttaatttattttccataacattactaaacattaaaaaaatctaatgtttatgaattctttttttataaaaatcactttaaaaaaaaatattccttacAAAccgatccttatttttttaagggaaCTTTAAGTTAGcctaaatcataaaataatttcattgaaGGTGTGTTTAGAATAGAGATATGGTAAGGTATgactaatttattttcttatgagacccgcataaaaaacaataaaaatatatatattttttaattctaataaggtataatttgtattttaaaaaggtcatacttaaaaaaaataaaaaataaaaaaaattcacatctCACCACCCCTCTGTCTCAAAGACTATAACTTCGCTAATTCCAAGTTTCAGACTTGAACGTGACCCATTTGGCAATATATTTTGGACTCAACAGATTCCCTCGGCCCAAAAAACCGACACCGCTTGATCATTACCCTGATTTCTAATCTTCTTTACTCTTCCCACTggaagcaagcaagcaagcacAGCCGGCAACAACCAGAAGCAAACGCCAATCCTTCAAAATCCCTCCCCGAAAAAATGAGCTTCTTActaagaaaaacaatcaaatcaaactcCATTCTCCAATCTTTCAAGCCGAACAATGCCCTCTCTTTACTCCTGCGCCAATCCACAAAACATTTCATCACCGAGACTCAACCACCACCGCCACCACAAGAGAATAATGATCCATCCTCAATCGATCCATTTCTTCAAGATTCCGCTACTAGTAAGAATAAGGAAGAGAGAAACTGatgaatataatgtttttttttttttgcaaagttaGGGTCTAGGGTTTATTGTTGTTAACCTAAACTGGTTGTTCATTGCGGGTTAGGTTTGACGTATGCGAGATTTCATGGTGTAAGGAAGCATACATTGAAGACTgacattattaatttatttgaaggCTCTAATTTGACACCTGATGATATTATAGTCGTTCACCATCGCTTCAATAATAATCCCTATGCTGCGTAATTTTTTCACTACACCCCTCGCTTTACGTTACATTTCGagatagtt includes:
- the LOC118030607 gene encoding protein ALUMINUM SENSITIVE 3 is translated as MDFDFDEFLSSGIGDDNFKWLIKFLKGMLKPLAATAVVLMAVILSYMQKLGLEGEMVYSIIRSFLQLSVIGFVLQFIFNQDHAVWIILAYLFMVSVAGYTAGQRAKQVPRGKFVAGASILVGTAVTLLLLVLLNVFPFTPRYIIPVAGMMVGNAMTVTGVTMKRLRDDIKVQMNLVETALALGATPRQATLQQVKRALIIALSPVLDNAKTVGLISLPGAMTGLIMGGASPLEAIQLQIVVMNMLIGASTVSSIMSTYLCWPAFFTEAYQLETKVFSTD